A window of Hordeum vulgare subsp. vulgare chromosome 5H, MorexV3_pseudomolecules_assembly, whole genome shotgun sequence genomic DNA:
TTGCATTGCATTGCACCGCATGCCATTACTGCATGCAATGCCCCAACTGCATGCATTCATGTGAATTTGTTACTATCTCTATGTGTCGAATTCAAGTCTTCAACCGAACTAGCTACCTTCCACGACAGCTGAATTCTCATGCCGATGGAGAGGTTTTAGGATATGTCAGTCTTTTTCTTAATCTCCCTTTTGATCAGACCGTGCCTGAAGAAACCCATGGGGTTGCGTGTGTAGGATCTATTTCTTCCAAGACATGCACCCGACCTTTGTGTAGAAGCACTTGAAGTGCAACTCTAGCGCGCAGAGATGTGTGTGTCGTATATAATTGGGTCATGATGCTCTTGTTGATCCATCCTTTGCTTTCTTTAGCGTGTGTGTCAGTCCCGCAGGGAGCACCGGTACCTGTACTTTGTAGAGATCGATCCTGCTGTGTTTAGACAGTCCATGCCTCACCCGACAGTCGATCTGAGTCGTAGGTTCTCGATCGGATAGTGCTCACGGCATCTGAAGTAGTTTTACTGGACGACGAATAGAGTTATGCAAGGCTCAAGTACTTTTTTTAGAATGATGGCTCGAGTCCGACTTTGAATTACAACACATCCAAATTACAACGACCAAACTGGTATAGTGGGGATCACTGAAAAGCAAACATGAACTACAGCCTTCAAAAGCAACTACAGAAATGACAATACAGATTATAACTTGTTAGAGACGGAACACTCCATATTAGGATCACAAAAATCAAGGACACAACAGAGACATAGTCGCCGTCAAAAATGAACCTTGCATTAGGTACACCTATGGGGAGAAGGAACACAACATCGTCCTTCGGTTCGAACCATCGCACCTCAGGATGCAAGCGCACGGAAACGGGTTTCGCGGACAGTATCGATCACAGTACAAAATTGGTGTTAACTTGGCACTTTATTATAGCTAGTAATGGTTGTGTTTCGCGGGATAAGCGGGCTGCCGCTTGAATCTTAATTAAATGAAGTCTTTGAAGTAAAAAGAAATTATGTGGAGAAAACACAGCTGACTAGAAATTATTGGAAACAACCATCGCTAGCTTAGCTGCTGCATACCGTTAGTTAGGTCTTGCATTTCTTCAGCCAAACAGGGCACTACAAACTTAGAAGACCACTGCTACAACAAAATCAATCGAAAACTAGCCATAATGCTAATTAAACTAACCAACCCATTGCAACCCAGCAACATAAAAGAAAGTAACTACTTAAGCTAAGTAGCCTGTTACTCAAGAGACCCAACCCTGTACAGTGGATGATCCGACGGCGGTCACTCACTCCTCCAGGCTCAAGATTCGCTCATTGCCTGATCGAGCTAACCATCCGTATGAGCATCCACTGGACGGGCACGCGCCCGCACCGTTGATATTTCTTCACTTGCGCTTGCCGCGCTTCTTGTCGCCGTCCGCGGAGGCGCCCGCACCGGCGCCTCCGTTCTGGAGCAGGTCCACGAGGCAGGGCTGCTTGCAGTTGATGCAGGTGGGGTAATCTTTCTTGGCCACCATGCAGTACATGAGGCACCGGGTGCAGGCCCCGATCACCATCGGCGACTTGCTTCCAGGGCTGCCGTCCGACGACACGCAGGAGCTTGGCGACGACGAGCCGCTGTCGTCATGGCCGTTCACCTCCATCCCCACCGGCGGCGACAGATTCAGCTGCAGCTCCAGCCTCGCGCCGTTCCTCACGCCGCCGTTGCCATTGCTGCGGTCCATGACTCACAGACAATCACACTGCACAAATAAGAATATATTAGATAACAAAATAAATTTCCTCTTTTGGTGAGCGAAATAGAAGTACTGCTGCATAACATAcatgaggaagaacacaaggaaaaGCAGAGTTGCTACCTGAATCTCGtgaagagaagaggagagggggagaaaaGACTTGCGCAACTGCTGCGATGTGTATTtgtttgaggactttgaaaggtcCGAAGGTCATTATATAGGAGGGGTTTCTCAAGTATGGAGGAGAGGTCAATGCTTCTCTTTACTTGCTATTAATGCAACAGCAAGGACCCTCCGTCCTCTTCCTCTCTTCACTTCCTTCCACATCCCTCCAACCTTAGTCTCTTCTTGTGATGCACATCATAAAGttagtttaaaaaaaatgcataCTTCAAAAACAATCATATTTCCTGAACTTATAACAACTTTTGTACAAGAAAACAGGGGAAATCTATAAGATGGGAACCTAGACACATTTGTAAGGCCAATTTTACTCGTATTTCCGTGGTTGCCCTCCGTGTGTATTCATGGCGAAGCTGCCAAGTGCCAACACCATGCTGTTGGCAATACTAGCTATGTGCGCAGTGTCAACATCTTGAAGGCACTTTACTGATGCGCAGCTGCATGAAGGGTTCCATCGAGCCAAAATAAGTGTAGTGCATGTGCATCAATGTGCCACTGGTTATGTGAGTAAATGGATCTTAAATAGGAGATGCGCCACTTTAGGTAAATGGTGTCTTTAACTGAGCGGCGGGGCCGTACCCATCTATACTCAATGCCCTTCGCTCTTCAATAAAATCCTGCAGTCCATTAACTCCTCTTTGATGTGAAATGACATCTCAACCAAACACGAGCAAGCTTTTATGACCCTATTGCATCTTTATTTCAATTCTTACAGGAGTACTTACGAAGGAGAGTTTACTCCCGCCGGTATGACCTGACAGCAGAAATTATAGCATTGTAGGGTTGACTCGGGGTAGGATGGTAGTGTCTACAGATAATAGCAACAGTGAAATGCTAGAGATCTCTAGGAAAACCTTTGATGCAATGCTTCGCCAAGAAATACAGCAACTATCGAAGATGCCTATCAGATACCTAGAAGCAATACTAAAAAAAGAAACATACAATTAATATATAGGGGTCTATATATTCTGATTGTAATGGTTAATTATAAGTTCCCAAACCCCCAAAGTCCAAACTAACGGCACTCATCCATGATGGGCATACAAGATATCTCACCCATCTTATGCTCTTAGATACTCTATACAATCTTAGAGGATAAATGATTAGACAGGTTCCAAGCTACGAAATTATTTGTTAAATATAACACTGATAGCATAAAATAATATAGTAATGGAATCATCACAACCTTCTGCATACATAAATAGTAGAGAAATAAATGATAATCATGAACAAATGATATTGCAACAGAGTGAGTGTTAACAATCGAACGGCCCGATTTTGACTTGATTAGAGTTGTTATACAACCCCGAGTCTGTTAACACTAGCGTTTCTCGCCTATATATGTCAACCAAGCCTAACCGGAGAGCAACAAACACACATGAGAGGCCTTACGCCCTCTGCCCCAAAAGATTAGCCTTTTAGGAGGGGGCTTATGATGTTTTGTCTCCTCCAACAGCCAAAGggggactaaacccaacaatgTTTTCCTCACACATCGGTCACAATGGGCGTGCAAACACAACCGTTTTCAACCCACCAACCATGAACGACCACCTCTGAGTCCATCAAGATATATTCCGGGCACATGTGCTCCAATACCAATTGTTACATAATCCTGGTCAGCTAACACCAGCGTGTTCGGCACACATGATTCAACAAGACACAGCTGGGAAGCAACACAGACTTATGAGAGGCCTTAGTCCCTCTCCTTGAAACGACTCGCCTTTTAGGAGGAGGCACATCCATCCTTAGTGTGTTCTGTCTCCTCCCATAACTGATGTATGACTAAACCCAACAAGAGCATGGCTAACCGATCTCTTCAAAAATTCTAGAGGAGTAAATATGATCACTAGTCACACCTAACCGAACTCTTAAACTGTCGAGTACAAAATTAAGGGTCCCCCTGAAGTAGTCCAATCTCTCATTTTTACTCCTTCAGCGCCACTTCTCATGATATTTTTTTGCTGGTCCCTGCCCTAGCCGTCACCGTTTCTTGCCATCGTCTCCAAAGCTCGCCATTTCCACCACCACAACCCCCGATTCCTCCTAAATGGAATCGATAGGCTCCTTCATTTCGTCGGGCGTGACGCGGTCGTAATCGACCCCTGTTCCACCGCCTATGCGAGGAAAGAGGTCGGGGACAAGAAAATTGGTGTGAGCCGCCATGacattgatacttctccaacgtatctaaaattTATTAAGTATTCATGCTATATTTACAttaattatatatgattttggtgcacttttatactattttttgtaCTAAATTCTGTACTAAATTATTAGTTTAGTGCCCGATGtcagtttctatttttgtttgtttttggttTCGCAGAAAACCCATACCTAGGAAGTtccaaacatgatgaaactttttgacaatttttttggACAATAAGAGACCTATATGATTTGGGGGAGGTCGAGGGAACCCACGAGGCAGCCGCGTGGTCTAGTTGCGCACCAATGTGGTGGCCATGCTACATGCCCATCTGGGGCCCGTGAGCCTTTGTTTGACGTATATATGCCGAAACACTTAGAAGCGAATCTGAAAAAATGTTATCACCACTGCAAGCCTCTATTATGAAGCGATCTCATCGAAAAGCCATCTCCGTCACTCTTCGAAAGAAGAAAGCCACCAcaagaggcatcttcatcaacccttGCTACctacatggtgatgtgtgagtagttcatcctcAAGACTGaaagtatgtactagtagctatgtgttcaatctctctttctctcgcATGTTCTTGATGGATTCGATCTTGATTCTATCATGAGATCACTTAATAAAGTTGGACCTTATGATGTTCATATCCCTGTATTATTTTTGTAGTGAATTGAGTCTTGATCTTTGAAGTTTCTttatgttggatttaatattttgGATTTGAAATCACTTTTTGCATGTCTAGTAATTAACTTGCGAATACATGTGGTGACATTGAGGTACTCTaagcataaaggttgaacaataGTATCATATGGTGTTGTCGTAGTAAGATCTCTAGGACTATTTGTGACACTCTGGGGGTGGTTCAAtagattgattggaaacacaactttgaggtggtttgctaCCTACACGATTTTACCCTACTTTCTCTGATAGAAAAACTTCGGAGTGATTCTTTGCCGCACTTGAGGGATTATCATGATGTTTAATTATGTTAACGGTGTCGAGAGATTCCACTAGTGAAagcatgaaccctaggccttcttTCAAAGCATTGCAATATCATTTTTAGCTATTTTTGttgcttgctaccttgctgtttttatttattcagattacaaAATCCTTTTGCTatgatccatattacacttgtatgaccatatcttcgccgaactacTGAACCTATACAACTGATATTTGTATTAGGTGTGTCAGGAACACAAGATATTACATGTATTTGATTGCTGACTTGTTTCAGAAAGAACCACCTTCATTCTACACCTCCCTcgcattgataaaccttaggtcattcacATGAGGAAAATTTGCTATTGTCCTAGAAACTCtgggcttggaggcccaacaaagtcTATAGTaagaaagttgtgtagtagacatcaaccgtCAACAAAGGCCGATGGCAAGGCCGCAAAGACCACGATGATGGCAGGTCGCCTCCCCTTGTTCTTGATGACCGCAAGTGCGCGAGGAAGTCGAGGGAGGCCGTAAAGTGCTAAAACGGATGCCCGTCCTCGCCCGATGGGTCTTAGCCCATCCCCAACCACCCCTCCGCCTCCTCGTTTGCCAGAGCCACCGTCGAGAGCAATGGCCGCCAAGCGTTTGATATATGTCAGAGAGGTAAAAAATTACCATTTCATTTTGGTAGAGATATTGGTGATGGCTTGCGGGCATGGGATTTAgagcttgttgttgttgattgtaGTGTGGAGGATATGGCCAACTTCATGTATCAACTGGATGACTCACACGTGCTTGGCCTCAATGATCCAGACTATGATGGTTAGAGGTTTTAACAAGAAGAAGAGACCAAGGAAGATGATGATCCGCAagtggaggaggagaggagatcgAACATCCCGTAAATACTCAAGAAAGTACCAAGAATCAATGACAGGAAACTATTCACAATTTGAAGACATTTTCATGCTTGGTTGAACATGCCACTTGATGGTGGGTGGCATAGATCAAGCCAAGGAGA
This region includes:
- the LOC123395153 gene encoding protein GL2-INTERACTING REPRESSOR 2-like, whose amino-acid sequence is MDRSNGNGGVRNGARLELQLNLSPPVGMEVNGHDDSGSSSPSSCVSSDGSPGSKSPMVIGACTRCLMYCMVAKKDYPTCINCKQPCLVDLLQNGGAGAGASADGDKKRGKRK